A DNA window from Dunckerocampus dactyliophorus isolate RoL2022-P2 chromosome 17, RoL_Ddac_1.1, whole genome shotgun sequence contains the following coding sequences:
- the nrarpa gene encoding notch-regulated ankyrin repeat-containing protein A, which yields MSQADVSTCSAPQRVFQEAVKKGNTKELHSLLQNMTNCEFNVNSFGPEGQTALHQSVIDGNLELVKLLVKFGADIRLANREGWSALHIAAFGGHQDIVLYLITKAKYSSGGR from the coding sequence ATGAGCCAGGCGGACGTGTCCACATGCTCGGCCCCGCAGAGGGTGTTCCAGGAGGCGGTGAAGAAGGGCAACACCAAGGAGCTGCACTCGCTGCTGCAGAACATGACGAACTGCGAGTTCAACGTCAACTCCTTCGGGCCGGAGGGGCAGACGGCGCTGCACCAGTCCGTCATCGACGGCAACCTGGAGCTCGTCAAGCTGCTGGTTAAGTTCGGCGCCGACATCCGGCTCGCCAACCGGGAGGGCTGGAGCGCCTTGCACATCGCCGCCTTCGGGGGCCACCAGGACATTGTGCTGTACCTCATCACCAAGGCCAAGTACTCCTCTGGGGGACGGTGA